The following is a genomic window from Manihot esculenta cultivar AM560-2 chromosome 9, M.esculenta_v8, whole genome shotgun sequence.
aataattttagctaaataaatatatttataaattagctcataaatttataaagataagtttttaaaacttaataatctaaatatatataaatttaagagtaattaaattatatagagctgaattttaaaaaatttaaataaatatatgaaagatttgaatttatttcttttatgataataatttcAGCTTATATAACAAAACTATTCACGAGTCTGCTCATAAACTCAGAAATGAGCCGAGCTTACGAGTTTTAACGAGCTGAATATTATGAAACTCAAACTTTAACTCGTTTACCAAATAAGTCTAAAAATTCAACTTGAACTTGGCTCATTTAAAAACCGAATTGAATTCAATCCAACTTTTAtcgaattaaatttcaaatagctTACAAACGATTTAGCTCATTCATTTACACCCTAGTAAAAttcaatcaaatcaaattgaataccTGCCCATTACCATCCCTAACTAGAGTACCTTTGCACTAGAGTAACAGGTTAAGTTTACAAGTCATCATTTAGAATTCCAACTTAACGAGGTCACTATTGCTAACATCATTTGAACTTGACATCAACGTTGGGTTTCCCACTGAAAATGTGCAACTTCAACAATACACAAGAGCTATGTCAACTGAAAGATCAACATGTTTCATACACTGGGTCAATCAAATATTTAACTGTTGCATGGGAGGTTTTCAAATCACTGTTATGTTCAAAACAATAAGTGGCCTACAAATTCTAGTTACTACCTCAAACCCTTTACAACATTGATGAGAGAACACATGTATGTTGCTCATCTTCTTTCAACATCCAGCTGCTTTGAGAAAGTTGTCAAAAGGACTAGCAGGGGGCAACCTCATCGCCAGACATGGGTCCATTGGCTTAACAGCTCCTTGCATATTACACATTACCTACAATAATACAGGCAAGTCAAAAAAATATGCAACAAACTGCGCGATATGTCAGAGTTTAATAATAGCTATGCTCCATTACGGTCATTCCCTGGAATCTGGATTTGCATTTCTTTAAGATATGACAGCCACCACATCCCATGTAAATGAAGATATTTCTTTTTCTCGTTATGTATGTTACTACAGTGTTGTCGTGCATATGTATGAACCATTAATGACAGCAGCAAAAGAATTAAAGTTGCAAATAATGGGATGATGGTGATTCTTAAGCGCAGAGCAGTAAATTGACAATGCATGCTAACCTGCTCTACGGCAGGACATCCGCTTGCAGGAATTGCTGGTAAAAATTTGTCAGCTCCTCTAGCGTACTGAGTTTCCTGGGCTAACCAATTGGAGAGCTTCTTCCTTGTGCCTTTGCCAAGATCTTCGCACTGTTTAGCCATGGTGTCATATGGGAGAGGTGATGTAGAGATGGATGTTCCTGCCACTTGACCAGCTACCTCAAGTGCCTGAAACCATATAACACAAGTTCATACAACAAgacataaatattattgtatacAGATTTGTCAAACACACAGGGCCACATGCCACAAgtagaaaaaggaaagaaaagattaCCGATTCCAAAAGCTTCCCAATGCTAATAATGTGGGAAACAGAAGGGGATGAGGGAATTTTGGGAATGAAGCGAGACATGTCCGCAACTGATGCTTCACTTGTTGCGTCATCCTCAATCAATGAGCTTGTTGGCATATCCTGTaaaatacaatgttttaatTTCATTATCATACCATGTACATGAAGCTGTTTTTTCTCTCACATAACATCTAAAATCGAGAAATAATCAATCACCCATTTTAGTCACTGCTAGGTAATTTACAAATCCAGAAAGGAATCCCGAGTATTCATAAGGGCATACCTCATCAAAGGAGAGTGATTCCTTCGAATGGGAAACCATTGGGTTGTGATCCAGATCAAGTAATGATCGAGGACCGAAGACAAATGCATCATCAGGCGTGAATGGTTCTGACAATTGTCCCGCCAAGTAATCCACCTCTAACTAAAGAAGCACAAGCAGAGACAAATGAGGTTAATAGAGATAGAGGGGTGGGAAGGGGGGACGGGGACAGCAGCAGCATCagtttatcaataaaattttgtaCCTCCGTAGCATTTGATATATTCTGTATTAAGGTGTCCATTATGACCTTGTCAGATTCAAATGCTTTGTTCTTCATTTCAAGGAGTAATGACGAGGCTAGCTGATTATCACTGGCAGATCCATAATCTCTTACATCCGCCTGAGGCTTTGCATGTACTTGAAGGTCATCACTAATACCAAGGTAAGGATCAACCTGAAGTAATAGAAGCACAATAAATTTAGGATATGCATATTTTTAATAAGACCAGGTGCATGTCAATATTGTAAATTACAAAATAGCCCCATAATTTGCCATAATTAATGTAATTAACTACTTGGTCCCATCATTTTGAAAAATGTATTCAAAGCACGatgtagtttaattttaaaaatgaacaTAATACGTAAAATCTAAAACATTGAAGCTAAAATATTACAATCCTTGTAGGTCAAGTTTACTCCTCTATCTCATTTTGCCTCTCTTTTCCCACCCTCTCTCCCTTTTTTGTTTccctcatctctctctctctctctctctctcccccccccccccccacacaCAATTGTGTACAACTGAACAACCACACCTTTATATGGAAGCTAAATTATTGAAACCCCAAAAACCTCAACCAATTCCATACCCATGGTCAATCCTCCAATTTGCATTTTAAACCACGGAATTTCATTATCTAATCACAATTCATAAGAAAAAAGGATTATGATTCTAATTAAGCTATAAAAATTAACATTAGACAATATATAGACAAATCAAAATACCTGCATAacaaattaacaaataaaaactcttaaacTCAATtaagaaatttgaaatttctgAATCtgaaaaattcttaaattataaaaaaaccgAAAGGTTCttgaaatttcataaaaatcatAGATCCAAAATTAATAAAGCAGCGATAGTGATAGCAGAGCAGCTGAAGGTGGGATTTCAAGGAGATTCAAAGCCTCTTGCTGCCTTTGAGATTACTACTAATAGTTGGTGGGTAAGGGTTCGTGAAAGAGACATGGGGTGGGACTGCGAGCTATGAACATTGGGAAGCTCTGCTGGGGgctgtgagatctgaacagaagaGAAAGAAGGGTAGGGTGGCATCATGAAAACTGAAAACAAGAAAGGGAGGTGGGTTGATGGACTGCTGCAAACGAGAGATTAGGTATTTTTTTTGTTAGGGAGAGTGAGTAGCGGCATAGAGGAGAGATGGAGAGAGGGATAGGCTGCATTGGAGAGGAGGTCATTTTGGGAAAAAAGCAATTTCATTGCTTCAGTTGACCATttctttcattaaaaaattagtaatcAAAGTTCCAAGAGGAACAAATAGTTGAAGCAATGAAATAACAAGTACCTTCTAATATGACCTTTAAAATTCAGGGGCCAAGAAATTAATTATGACTAACAACATGGACCATTTTTAATATGCcaaaaatttttattctatttattacTCCCTCACAGGCCTTGAATTTCCACTTCACTGATAATTACACCACAGCAAGCATTTTACTGATCAAGAAGATAGCTCAATACAGtaatggagaaaaaaaaatacaaacttACATCATATGGGAGTACCAATTTGACTAAATTGTCCAATTCGGtaaattgatatattttagCAGAAAACATCAACATGCCCGTTGATAATACGAGAATAGATCTCCGGCATGCTGGACGTAACATCCCTGAGGAGAGATGGTAAAAAAGTCATTTGTACTTTACTCTCTGAAAATAACATTGAAGGCTTTTTCAATAAATCACCTATGCCATTGTTAGGGTCCAAGGACAAATTTCTGAGAGATAGGGAAAGCTGAAAGAAGCGGACCATGAGGCCATCACTCGAGCTCTGCAACAACATCACAAGTTTGAATGATGATAGTTGGCAtcagtcaaaaaaaaaaatgatgcatAGGCATGTGAATATTTGGAGCATGATCATTAAAACGTTTTCCATTGTGTTAACGACTGTTAATTAACATTCAAAACAAAGTAGAGAGATCAATCTTTTCATGGAACATCCAAAGGGGCTTTTATTAAATGCAAAATTTACATGGTTCCTCTATCAATTTGAGGCCATAGGAAGGTAACAAGGGGAAAAAAGAGAACGATATCTATATATTGAAAATCCAACCTTCAGTCGTGAAGAAATAAGTGTCAACATGTAAGAATGAGCCATGGCTTCAAAATTAGAGGGCAAGTTATCCGGAAGATTGGCTTGTAGCCAGAAAGCAGAGAGCAATTGTGCTATTTGATCCTCACTAAGTGTCATGACATAAGGCTCCTGTATAACCATTAATCAGATATATAGTAAGTGACTTGACAAAATCAAATAAGACTGCATGCCTAATAAACAATTTGCTTACCACCTCTATCAAGCTTGTTGTCCCAGAGGTTCTGTCAATAATAgaacttattttataaaaattgggGGAATTTTTTCGGGGTCGCCCCTGTTTCCAGTCTTCTTCTGTAATATCTCTTTCTCGGTAATCATCAGGACTGTAACTTTTATGCTTTTCCATTCTGGCACCATCCTTCTCTCTTCGAAGCTTTTCAAGCAACTCCGAAATTGAAGAAAAAGTAGATGCAGCATTGGAACGCCATCTCCTTGGTTCACAAATATAACCAGAATGCAAAGACACAACTCCATGGCGTGAATGATTAGAGCTTGGAATGAGAAGCATTGAAAATATCTGGTGCGCTCCAACTCGCACTCCAACGTCTGGATGCAGCATTACCTTCAAAAGTTGGACTAGAAGTGCTTCTGGAAAACCCTAAATTGAAATGTTTTGGAAGTTCAGTAAGCCATACACTGAATAAAAATTTCTGGAAACAGGTTTAATTGTCAAGGCACTGGTCaagtaaaagaagaagatgttGAATTTCCACAACAGAACAAACATCAAAAAAAATCTTAGAAGAATTTTAACTGATAAATATAAATGTACTATCAATTACAACTTAATGAGATAAAACTTTCAACCATGTTCGAATGTACAAGGAAACTATTGCAAAGCAGCAGTTACAGAAATGAAATAAGTATTGACACCAGAAGTTTATCAAACTCAATACCTGCTGTGAACTAGAAGATACAGATGATAATGAGATCATATGAGCAAGAACAATCAAGGATCCAACAGTTGCATGGGCAACAACTCCAGAAGATGGCAGATTCTCCAATGTTATGGCCATCATGTCAAAAAGTGGTTGTGCATCCCTAATCTGACAAAGCCAGTGCAAATTTAAGGTAAACTACAGGTACAGCAGAAAGAATCAATTGCATCTATTCTACTTTGATTGCTTCAAACTTACCGCTTTAGCAATTTCAAGCAAGCAATCTTCAATGGATTTCTGAAGCAAGACATTCAAGTTTGACTCTTGCTCTCCAACAGATTCAACTGTGGCCTGAAGACTTTTTCGCAAATGCCTGCACAGGTCACTGACAAATCCAATTTCAGCCAGCTCTACTTCTGATCTAATTTGCCTAGCTAAAAGTGCAGCAACTTGTATGACATAAGATTTGAGTTGTGGATCATGCACAACATTTTTGTGGTCCAGATGACGTATAACAGCAGCTAATACCAACTGCTGATGCCCTGAAATGAAATAGCCATTAGCTAGCACACGCATACAATTGCGCACCTTTGAGAAATATTTTCAGGCTATGTGCAAGGCACAAAATGCACATAAGAAAGACAAGGCCAAGAAACGAAGCAATAAGGAAGCATATGGCACACAAAAAATGAAGATGATATTAAACAAGGTAATACATGATAGGGCCCAACGAAAGAAACATATTGTCCAAACTCATTTGCCTGCATATTAAATACAGTCCAAGTAAAAGAACCAAGATACCTGAACTCTCCAACAAGTAACACATATCGGACAAAACAGTTATGGACAAGCCCTGCAGAGGAACCCAGTGCCGTCCAGAGTCGAAGTAAACAAACATTGGATCCAATACTTGACGCATTGTTGTACTCTCTTTAGCCAGTTCAACCATCCTTTGAATACAAATTTGAGCCCAAACTTTAGGTGTCTCAATCTCTTCCCTATAACCACAAATAGAAAGAGTTGGATgtaaactttataatttttagtgAACCTTATAATTTACTTGCTAGTGCTCTATAAGAAGCTCTCTAGGATTTTGAATAATCAGTACCTAGTCAAAAGAGAAGGTTCTTTCCTTTCAGGACGTGGTCTGATGATCATACAGCTAGAGCTAGTATCACAACTGCCAACTGCACCTCTGCCTTCAGATCTTACTACTTCATCAACCCAATTATGATGCGTCTCCCCTCTTGCATCATCATGCATATCTGGTCCATAGTTATCTAAGGTGACTTGTACAATCtgcattttttaatatatttacagCTCAAAGCCTGACGAAAACAACAAATATACAGATAGATGTTGGGAAACAGCATATAAGGTAGCTTGCTGAAGTGGTAAACTCATGAGCAGCTTAAATCATGGTCAACGCCCAGAGAACACTGCAACACTTCATTAGTTTTTATTTGTGTTGGCAATGGACTAAAGCACTATCAGTTTGCCATGCAGTCACACTTTCCCAAAATCCAGAACTAAGCATTTACACCATAAACCAACAGAGAAAACATGTTTATCTACTTCCACATGCTCAGGGATTTTTTTACAACATTACAAATTTATCCAAACACATGTTAAACATTATATTTGTATAAAAGACAGAACATTTAGAATTCAGAGAACTGAAAAGAACATTGAAGGCCATTGTTGATGGCTGATGTTGTCAAAACAGAGAAGAAGAAACATGATTAAGTATTTTCAAACTTTATAGGAAATTAGATCCATGTTGGATGTCCTTTGCAGCAGTTCTGATTCAGTGGCAGTTCattaattttctgaaaaatatcaAGTAATCAAACTGAAAAATATCATATAGTCATCCCAAGTTTCACCTGTTCTTTCATCCAAGTAATCAAAAGTAAAGACAGAAGGAGATGTATGATTTCCAACTAATAACACACATAACGAATGAAAGTTCAACAAATATGAAGTAATATCAAGTTTACTCTAGCACTAACCTCATCAAAAGCGGAGAAAATATATAAGAACTTCGCCATAAACCACACCTAGCAAAACAGAAACCTATCACATGAAAAAACCAAAATCCTGgaaacaagcataaaggagacaaagtgaagaaagaaaaatggtACCAGAAGGTAGTACAAGTATTTGACTAAATTGTTTCTTCTAAACATTCAGAAGCCTATTGAATTACCATTGCTGAAAGGCACTGCAGGCTAGAAGCTCTCAAGCAGCTCGTATGATGTTCATCCCCATGCACACGTGCCAGATTGCATACTTGGTGAACAAATTTTTCTATGTTATGTGTGTAAGTTCCATCTGTCTGTTCACACAACATAATATGTATAAGCAAAAAAAAGTAACAGTGATCAAATAccaattgcaattggaatttaataaaaaaaccatAAGAAGAATTCATCTTATAACCAAAAGAGAGAAAACCTTAATCAAAAGCAGCAAATGATTCACAAATAAATAAGCGACTGCAAATAGCCACACAATTTTCAGTCTGCATCAATGTAGCCACCTATAATATTACCATGTTACATATTCAAGACCTCACCTCAGAATCGCAAACCTGATCCATACACTCAACCATTTTAGTTTGACCTTTGCATCTTATTAAATGAAGGATAAGCATATGCAGAACATACTCTATAACAAATAAAGAATCTATCCAGGTCAACTATTTAATAAGTTCAAAAAATGGAAGCACACATGTTTTTTCTTTCCTGCATGATACCTAAAATGATCAGTTTCCTTTTTTCCTAGTCCCTATGGTactattattctttttttttttgtttccaaATAAAGAAGCCCATGAAATTTCACGGATCCTTCATATGATTTACTGCTATTCAATTCAAAATAATCAGAAAGTTAGGTCATTATCTACCTGACTATAGATGAAACTTGTTAAGGTCTGGCATCCAAGTATAAGCAAAGCATCTTGCTTAGGTTTGTCCAACAATTCACTGACCACACTCAACAAACTAATAGCAAAGTATGCGCTGCAAAAAACAAGAGGGAGATCAACATTACCAAAGAGCTCAGAAAAGTGAATTTCTTACACATCAATTTGAATACAGACATGTAGACAAAATAGAGATCGACAGAATCAACAAGTAAACCAATTGGATGCAGTGTTCAATTCAGGATAACATTACTTCGTggaaaattttttaagtttttgtaaGAGCGCAAATAATTTGACTTTGAAAAAAGAGGAAATGTAAATATAGCCTTTCATACATTTTTAAGACACTATAGCCTAACAAGTCATCATTAGAAACTAAGTACTTAAAAGACCAGTGTAAACTGAGGTTGCAGCATGAGCTAATCGCTCTAATAAATGTGATCACATAAGATTAGCAAGTTAGCGGTCTTCAAATGCCAATATGAAATAAagtaaattgaaataaaaataaggaGAAAGCCGAAAACTTACATCTGCTCCTTACACATACAAAGCAACTTGTTATAAGTCTCTGTGACAATATTAATGAATTTGATGTGCTCACTTCGAAGTTCCTTGTAGCATCTTTCTTCAAGATATTTTGCAATCTATTAGAAACCAATAATTCCTGTCAGACCCCAATAGAACATTGTAATTGTGAAGATAAGAGAGTCAGTACCTTTGGGATCCGAAATGGGTTTTTAGCAGCATATTCACACAACTtgataatttttctttcatttggaACTCCATCCTGCAAAGAAGTGTGAAATGTTGAGCTTACACCAGTCATTGGCGGAAACAGAAACAAGGCATAAAAACTCATTGGAAATAATTAAGCAATCATCTACAATCAACATGCAAACAAAACCGCTTGCCAGTATTGACTATCACTTCCCATGGTCTATTGCAGATAGTGGAATCTCTAATGGCTAGATTGTCCCCAAAACAAAACTTAATGCAAATCCATTTATACATGTGTAATGCAACTTGTAGGACTCACTTCCGTCCATTGAACAAATTCTGGAATATGCTAGATgatgttaaataataataacccATCACAGTCCTTGATTGTTTTATAAGAACAGCAGAATTTTTTCTTCCAATGTCTCCAGCGATCTTCCTTTCTAAGCAATAAATTCATCCACTCCTCCCACCATTTCTTCCAAGATCCAAGAGAAAGATGATCTATTCTCATTCTTTTCAAGTCCAAAATTTTGTTAGACAGATAGATTTTTCACAAAACTTGTAGAGGTGAGCATACACTATAGCAAGGATGTGCATTCAAAGGACAGATTTGTCTTTTTACCCTCTACTTACCATGACACATAATCTAGACATGACTGTAGCTAAACAAAAATTGCAGTATGAAGATGACAAATTATAGAAATGGAATTTCACAATCGGTCTAATATACTTGATACTAAAGCCCCAAAAAATTATCAGCACGTAAATACCAATGAgtggaaaagaagaagaaaatatgaACAATTTAATACTCACAGACTTGGGGAATATCTCTGCAAGCAGTTTTTTATACCGCTTGACGGGTTGTCGAGATCTGGACCTCAATGCAGGGCAGCAAACGCACATGCTCTCACAAGCAGGAAATAACTTCCTGGAAATTACACCCATTTCCTGCACATTGTCATGACCAGAGAAAATAGGTGAGAACCAGCTGAGTTCATCCGCTAAAAATCCCAAATCAAGAACTAGGGAAGCCCAAATCGTAGATTCACAATTTCGCCAGAACAAGTAAATTAAAACAATGAGGATGTCAGCATTAATTTTTAACACCCAGAAATCAAAATGCAACTTTCTAAAAGTAAGAGGAACAAATGCcacattttccttttcttttacttttgaaAGGCAAGAAGAAAGCAGCAAAAAAATGGCATTCCAATGTGGGCTTCCATAAGATAAACATGGTTTAGCACTGGCAcagaaattgcataaataaaaGCACAAACAGGAACTGAAAAGTTTACTACAGGAAGAAAAAAACTATAGAGGAACAAACAGGGACACTGTAAAATACATGGTAACATACAAGAAGCGAGTAACCCCAAAATCTGGTAAGCAAAAACACAAGCACCGACAGCTCAAAACATaatctctttaaaaaaaatccacCAACCCAAAAAATAAAAGCTACCAAAGGAACCAATTAAGAGATTATAAGCGAAATCTGCAAGAGATATTTACAAGACGCGCAAATGGAGTTGTACAAACCTTAGGCCACGCCTCTGCAGAGCAGAGGCAGATCTGCTAAAGCAAAGAATCAATACTGAGGTGAAAGAGAACAAACGGAAGAAAACAGAGACGAGAGGAACCgtgatgaagaaagagagagaaagaaagggGCGTGGATTTAGAGAAATGAAAGCAGCATTGAAGAGaactagagagagagagaaagagagagagatcacGTGATGTGTGTCAGTTATTTACCACTACTATTGCAGAGAGCCAGAGAGatggggggagagagagagagagagagagagagagagagagagagagagagagagaagagtgtCTGGAGATGGAAGGCTTGAGGCCCAGCTTTTCTG
Proteins encoded in this region:
- the LOC110622614 gene encoding protein SEMI-ROLLED LEAF 2 isoform X1, with the protein product MGVISRKLFPACESMCVCCPALRSRSRQPVKRYKKLLAEIFPKSDGVPNERKIIKLCEYAAKNPFRIPKIAKYLEERCYKELRSEHIKFINIVTETYNKLLCMCKEQIAYFAISLLSVVSELLDKPKQDALLILGCQTLTSFIYSQTDGTYTHNIEKFVHQVCNLARVHGDEHHTSCLRASSLQCLSAMVWFMAKFLYIFSAFDEIVQVTLDNYGPDMHDDARGETHHNWVDEVVRSEGRGAVGSCDTSSSCMIIRPRPERKEPSLLTREEIETPKVWAQICIQRMVELAKESTTMRQVLDPMFVYFDSGRHWVPLQGLSITVLSDMCYLLESSGHQQLVLAAVIRHLDHKNVVHDPQLKSYVIQVAALLARQIRSEVELAEIGFVSDLCRHLRKSLQATVESVGEQESNLNVLLQKSIEDCLLEIAKAIRDAQPLFDMMAITLENLPSSGVVAHATVGSLIVLAHMISLSSVSSSSQQGFPEALLVQLLKVMLHPDVGVRVGAHQIFSMLLIPSSNHSRHGVVSLHSGYICEPRRWRSNAASTFSSISELLEKLRREKDGARMEKHKSYSPDDYRERDITEEDWKQGRPRKNSPNFYKISSIIDRTSGTTSLIEVEPYVMTLSEDQIAQLLSAFWLQANLPDNLPSNFEAMAHSYMLTLISSRLKSSSDGLMVRFFQLSLSLRNLSLDPNNGIGMLRPACRRSILVLSTGMLMFSAKIYQFTELDNLVKLVLPYDVDPYLGISDDLQVHAKPQADVRDYGSASDNQLASSLLLEMKNKAFESDKVIMDTLIQNISNATELEVDYLAGQLSEPFTPDDAFVFGPRSLLDLDHNPMVSHSKESLSFDEDMPTSSLIEDDATSEASVADMSRFIPKIPSSPSVSHIISIGKLLESALEVAGQVAGTSISTSPLPYDTMAKQCEDLGKGTRKKLSNWLAQETQYARGADKFLPAIPASGCPAVEQVMCNMQGAVKPMDPCLAMRLPPASPFDNFLKAAGC
- the LOC110622614 gene encoding protein SEMI-ROLLED LEAF 2 isoform X2 — translated: MGVISRKLFPACESMCVCCPALRSRSRQPVKRYKKLLAEIFPKSDGVPNERKIIKLCEYAAKNPFRIPKIAKYLEERCYKELRSEHIKFINIVTETYNKLLCMCKEQIAYFAISLLSVVSELLDKPKQDALLILGCQTLTSFIYSQTDGTYTHNIEKFVHQVCNLARVHGDEHHTSCLRASSLQCLSAMVWFMAKFLYIFSAFDEIVQVTLDNYGPDMHDDARGETHHNWVDEVVRSEGRGAVGSCDTSSSCMIIRPRPERKEPSLLTREEIETPKVWAQICIQRMVELAKESTTMRQVLDPMFVYFDSGRHWVPLQGLSITVLSDMCYLLESSGHQQLVLAAVIRHLDHKNVVHDPQLKSYVIQVAALLARQIRSEVELAEIGFVSDLCRHLRKSLQATVESVGEQESNLNVLLQKSIEDCLLEIAKAIRDAQPLFDMMAITLENLPSSGVVAHATVGSLIVLAHMISLSSVSSSSQQGFPEALLVQLLKVMLHPDVGVRVGAHQIFSMLLIPSSNHSRHGVVSLHSGYICEPRRWRSNAASTFSSISELLEKLRREKDGARMEKHKSYSPDDYRERDITEEDWKQGRPRKNSPNFYKISSIIDRTSGTTSLIEEPYVMTLSEDQIAQLLSAFWLQANLPDNLPSNFEAMAHSYMLTLISSRLKSSSDGLMVRFFQLSLSLRNLSLDPNNGIGMLRPACRRSILVLSTGMLMFSAKIYQFTELDNLVKLVLPYDVDPYLGISDDLQVHAKPQADVRDYGSASDNQLASSLLLEMKNKAFESDKVIMDTLIQNISNATELEVDYLAGQLSEPFTPDDAFVFGPRSLLDLDHNPMVSHSKESLSFDEDMPTSSLIEDDATSEASVADMSRFIPKIPSSPSVSHIISIGKLLESALEVAGQVAGTSISTSPLPYDTMAKQCEDLGKGTRKKLSNWLAQETQYARGADKFLPAIPASGCPAVEQVMCNMQGAVKPMDPCLAMRLPPASPFDNFLKAAGC